The Geobacillus stearothermophilus ATCC 12980 genome contains a region encoding:
- a CDS encoding YtnP family quorum-quenching lactonase, translating into MEQLKIGQITLTWLNGGVTHLDGGAMFGVVPKPLWSKKYPPNDNNQIELRTDPILVEAGGKRLLIESGIGNGKLTDKQKRNFGVTEESSLDESLAALGLARCDIDIVIMTHLHFDHACGLTVWEDGRLVSAFPRAAVIVSDVEWDEMRNPNIRSRNTYWKENWEPIAEQVVPFAKETEVVPGIRLIHTGGHSAGHAIVVIESDGEMAIHLGDLLGTHAHQNVLWVMAYDDYPMDSIFAKQRWIPYGMERNAWFTFYHDAYYRAVKWQADGAIAAAVKRNRPSL; encoded by the coding sequence ATGGAACAGCTGAAAATCGGGCAAATCACCTTGACGTGGCTGAACGGAGGCGTCACTCACCTGGACGGCGGGGCGATGTTTGGCGTCGTTCCGAAGCCGCTTTGGTCGAAAAAGTATCCGCCAAACGACAACAACCAGATTGAGCTGCGCACCGACCCGATTTTGGTTGAAGCGGGCGGCAAGCGGCTGCTCATTGAGTCCGGCATCGGCAACGGCAAGCTGACCGACAAACAAAAGCGCAACTTCGGCGTCACCGAAGAATCGTCGCTCGATGAATCGCTTGCCGCGCTTGGGCTTGCGCGCTGCGACATTGACATTGTCATCATGACGCATCTTCATTTTGACCATGCGTGCGGCTTGACAGTGTGGGAAGACGGGCGGCTCGTGTCGGCGTTTCCGCGGGCGGCGGTCATCGTGTCGGATGTTGAGTGGGATGAGATGCGAAACCCGAACATTCGTTCGAGAAATACGTATTGGAAAGAAAACTGGGAACCGATCGCCGAACAAGTCGTTCCGTTTGCGAAAGAGACCGAAGTCGTTCCGGGAATCCGCCTTATACATACCGGCGGCCACAGCGCCGGCCATGCGATCGTGGTGATCGAATCAGACGGGGAGATGGCGATTCATCTTGGCGATTTGCTCGGGACGCACGCCCATCAAAACGTGCTTTGGGTGATGGCGTACGACGACTACCCGATGGATTCCATTTTTGCCAAACAGCGATGGATCCCGTACGGCATGGAGCGAAACGCCTGGTTTACGTTTTACCACGACGCTTATTACCGGGCGGTGAAATGGCAGGCGGACGGCGCGATCGCCGCAGCGGTGAAGCGGAACCGGCCGTCGCTATAA
- the trmB gene encoding tRNA (guanosine(46)-N7)-methyltransferase TrmB, whose translation MRLRNKPWAKDKIAAYPHYVIPDPEARRGRWRELFGNERPIHIEIGTGKGKFITEMAKLHPDLNFIGIELYPSVLVSALDKLIESELPNVRLLNANAKDLGTFFADGEVSRIYLNFSDPWPKKRHEKRRLTYRDFLALYERILTEDGDIHLKTDNQSFFEYSLVSLSQYGFVLAAVQLDLHRSDVEGNVMTEYEEKFSAKGNRIYRCEAVRPRRA comes from the coding sequence ATGCGTTTGCGCAACAAACCGTGGGCGAAAGACAAAATCGCCGCTTATCCGCATTACGTCATTCCCGACCCGGAAGCGAGGCGTGGGCGATGGCGCGAACTGTTCGGCAACGAGCGGCCGATCCATATTGAAATCGGCACGGGGAAAGGGAAATTTATCACCGAAATGGCGAAGCTTCATCCCGATCTCAATTTCATTGGCATCGAGCTGTATCCGAGCGTGCTCGTATCAGCGCTTGACAAGCTGATTGAGAGCGAGCTGCCGAACGTGCGGCTGCTCAATGCCAATGCGAAAGACCTCGGCACATTTTTTGCCGACGGGGAAGTCTCCCGCATTTATTTGAATTTTTCCGATCCGTGGCCAAAAAAGCGGCACGAGAAGCGGCGGCTTACATATCGGGATTTTTTGGCGCTTTATGAACGCATTTTAACGGAAGACGGCGACATTCATTTGAAAACGGACAACCAGTCGTTTTTTGAATACTCGCTCGTCAGCTTGTCGCAATACGGCTTTGTGCTCGCGGCGGTTCAGCTCGATTTGCATCGGAGCGATGTCGAAGGCAATGTGATGACCGAATACGAGGAGAAGTTTTCCGCTAAAGGCAACCGCATTTACCGCTGCGAGGCGGTGCGCCCGCGGCGGGCGTAG
- a CDS encoding YtzH-like family protein — translation MTLDHNDQLTVLRDILSEHQLDCCGTVSECEQIERLVKSLLANSEVNAHVKQILPNIYAYGQGGKYSADLSAHISAHQSQLADWVNELS, via the coding sequence ATGACGCTCGACCATAACGACCAATTGACCGTGCTCCGCGATATTTTATCCGAACATCAGCTTGATTGTTGCGGAACCGTCTCCGAATGTGAACAAATTGAGCGGCTTGTAAAGTCGCTGCTTGCCAATAGCGAAGTGAACGCCCATGTCAAGCAAATTCTTCCGAACATTTACGCCTACGGCCAAGGCGGAAAATACAGCGCCGATTTAAGCGCCCACATTTCCGCTCATCAAAGCCAGCTCGCCGACTGGGTGAACGAGCTCTCCTGA
- a CDS encoding phosphotransferase family protein has translation MEQLLGKEWAITPAGGATGDAYFAEYEGKKLFLKRNSSPFLAVLSAEGIVPKLVWTKRLENGDVFTAQQWLNGRELKPHEMKSGQVAALLKKIHGSKELVTMLQRLGKTPLHPKAMFAALAEQQRRHPLGSAAVSEALGWLELRVPLLPADQYVVCHCDINHNNWLLADDGTLYLIDWDGAVIADPAIDIGTLLHLYIPRAEWEAWLREYGLAWTEELGLRLKWYTIAHTLYSLFWPKGKDWKKEKERSLQFLHRVLSDPL, from the coding sequence TTGGAACAGTTACTAGGTAAGGAGTGGGCGATCACTCCGGCTGGCGGTGCAACAGGGGATGCGTATTTTGCGGAATATGAGGGGAAGAAGCTGTTTTTGAAACGGAATTCTTCCCCGTTTCTTGCCGTGCTGTCTGCCGAGGGCATCGTCCCGAAGCTCGTATGGACGAAACGGCTGGAAAACGGCGATGTGTTTACGGCTCAGCAATGGTTGAACGGGCGGGAACTGAAGCCGCATGAAATGAAGAGCGGGCAGGTGGCGGCGCTGCTGAAGAAAATTCACGGCTCGAAAGAACTCGTGACGATGCTTCAGCGGCTTGGCAAAACGCCGCTGCACCCTAAGGCGATGTTCGCTGCGCTCGCTGAGCAGCAGAGGCGCCATCCGCTCGGTTCGGCGGCCGTTTCCGAAGCGCTCGGCTGGCTTGAGCTGCGCGTCCCGCTCCTGCCGGCTGATCAATATGTCGTTTGCCACTGTGACATCAATCATAACAATTGGCTGCTTGCCGATGACGGCACGTTGTACTTGATCGATTGGGATGGGGCGGTCATTGCGGATCCGGCCATTGACATCGGCACACTGCTTCATCTATACATTCCACGCGCCGAATGGGAAGCGTGGCTGCGCGAGTATGGGTTGGCGTGGACGGAGGAGCTTGGCCTCCGCCTGAAGTGGTATACGATCGCCCATACGCTTTACTCGCTGTTTTGGCCGAAGGGAAAGGACTGGAAAAAAGAAAAGGAGCGGTCGCTCCAGTTTTTGCACCGTGTGTTGTCCGACCCGCTTTGA